Within Dysgonomonas sp. HDW5A, the genomic segment CGCATTCTTTGTATTGATAGGGGCTTTATTTGCCATTAAAGAAAACTGGAAGGAAGAGCGAAAGCAAACCTTTGATGTAATAGGTTCCGTATTATATGCTTTAGGCTTGTCGGCTATTATTTACGGATTTACCATTTTGCCTGCTATTCTCGGATTTATATTGCTGGCTGCAGGTGTTCTTATTATGGTAGCGTTTTCTGTTTATGAGAAAAAGCAAACAAATCCGGTGTTCGATATTAAGGTTTTCTTTGAAAATAAGGTGTTTAAATATTCATCATTATCGGCACTGATAAATTATTCTGCAACTTTTGCCATTTCTTTTATGTTGAGTTTGTACCTCCAGTATGTAAGAGGATTATCTCCTCGTGATGCCGGTTTAATACTCATCGTGCAATCCATCATGATGGCTGTAGTATCATTTGCCTCCGGTAAATTGTCGGATAAGATGTCGGCTTCATTTCTCTCTACATTGGGAATGTCTATCATATTTATTGGATTGATAGGGTTATGTTTCATCGGAGAGTCAACTAATTTTTATATTATTATAGCACTTCTTGTTTTAATAGGATTTGGTTTTGGGGTATTTTCTTCTCCCAATATGAATATTTTAATGAGCTCGGTTGATAAACAGCATTACGGCTTTGCTTCAGCTACGGCCGGAACCATGCGGTTAGTAGGGCAATCGCTGAGTATGGGTATTGCTATGATGTCCATCTCGTTGTTAATCGGCGATATTAAATTTTCTGCTGCTGTGCATACCGAACTGATGTATAGTATGCGGATTACTTTTATTATCTGCTCAGTTCTGTGTTTATTTGGAGTATATGCTTCATCTGTAGCAAAGCCCAAATAATAGTATTGATAAATTGCGATATGAAAAGAAAGAATTGTATTTTTGTCAAACTGAATATGAAAATACATGATTGAACAAATAATTGTACTGGATAATGCAGATGCTGCTGTTTTCTTTGGAATCAATAATAGTAATCTGCAATTGCTTAAAACACTCTTTCCTAAACTGCGGATAATAGCTCGTGGCAATATAATAAAGGTAATCGGTAATGCCGAGGAGATTCCTTTCTTTGAAGAAAAGATGAGGGAGCTAGAATTGTTTTGTGTAGATCACAATATGCTTACCGAAGATAATATTATAGATATCGTCAAAGGAAAGTCACCTCAGGCAGTGAAGCAAGATAATTTGATCATCTTCGGAATGAATGGTAAACCCATTTCGGCACGTAACGATAATCAACAAAAACTGGTGAATGCCTTTCAAAAAAATGATCTCGTATTTGCTCTTGGGCCTGCAGGATCGGGCAAAACTTATGTGGCTATTGCTTTAGCCGTAAAAGCCTTGAAGAACAAGGAAGTCAAGCGTATTATATTGAGTCGTCCCGCTGTGGAAGCCGGAGAAAAGCTCGGTTTTCTCCCCGGTGATATGAAGGATAAGATTGATCCCTATTTACAGCCTCTTTATGATGCTTTGGAGGATATGATTACCCCTGCAAAATTGAAGGACTATATCGAAAATAAAGTTATTCAGATAGCACCTCTTGCTTTTATGCGTGGACGTACTTTGAGTGACGCCGTTATTATTCTGGATGAGGCTCAAAATACCACAACACATCAGATTAAGATGTTTCTGACCCGTTTAGGTATGAATGCCAAGATGATAATAACAGGAGATATTACCCAGATTGATTTGCCTCCTTCTCAATTGTCAGGCTTAAAGCATGCTTTAAGAGTATTGGATGGCGTGAAAGGAATGGAAAAGATCGAGTTTCAGAAAGAAGATATTGTTCGTCATAAACTTGTACAGCGTATAGTGGATGCTTACGAAAAAGAGGATGAGAGACGACGCAAAGAATTTTCGGAATCTAAAGAATAGGGGATTATAATATCAATGAGAGCATTTAAGTTTAAGAATAAAATTCAATAATAGAAGGGACTGACGGTTTTTAATTACTCAGTCCCTTTTCTATATCCTTTCTGAATTAATCTTAAATAAGTTCATTAGTTTTTTTCTTGTGCTAAGTTGAATATTATTAGGTTGTTATGAGATTAGAGTGTGTCGGTTAAATGTTGCTTGTTAATTTATATACTTGAATTAATAAGAAATTGTTAAGTGTGAGAACAAAGCTGTAATTAATTTGTTGAAAGAGGTAGAAATTTTAAGAGTCTCTTTCTCGAAAAGATGAAAAAGTAAGATTTTGTTGGTAAATTTGCAGAACCCAATTTATAAAAATAAAATATATCCAAATAATGAAAAATACTTTAGTTACTACAGATTATCATTTTTCAGATCAAACCAATGTTTATCATGGTAAAGTGCGTGATGTTTACTCAATTGGCAACGATACGTTGGTGATGATTGCAACAGATCGTATTTCGGCTTTTGATGTTGTATTGCCTCAAGGGATACCATACAAAGGACAAGTGTTGAATCAGATAGCAGCTAAGTTTTTAGATGCCACTGCCGATATTGTTCCTAACTGGAAACAGGCAACACCTGATCCGATGGTGACGGTAGGCCTGCGTTGTGAGCCTTATAAAGTAGAGATGGTAATTCGTGGTTACTTAACAGGAAGTGCTTGGCGCGAATATAAATCAGGTGTTCGTACACTGTGTGGTTTATCCTTGCCTGACGGAATGAAAGAAAATCAAAAATTCCCAACGCCTCTTATTACTCCTACAACGAAGGCAGATGAAGGACATGACGAAAATATTTCGAGAGAAGAAATAATCGCTCAAGGATTGGTTTCGAGAGAAGAATATGAGCAATTAGAAAAATATACTTTAGCTCTTTTCCAAAGAGGTACAGAAATGGCAGCTCAAAAGGGGTTGATTTTGGTTGATACCAAATATGAGTTCGGGAAAAAGGATGGCGAAATTTATCTGATTGATGAAATACATACACCCGACTCTTCTCGCTATTTCTATGCTGATACCTATCAGGATTTGTATGCAAAAGGAGAAGAACAACGTCAGCTATCCAAAGAATTTGTTCGCAAGTGGTTAATGGATAACGGTTTTCAGGGAAAAGAAGGACAGCAAATCCCGGAAATGACAGAAGAGTATTGCAATTCGGTTTCAGAAAGATACATTGAACTTTATGAGAAAATTGTAGGCGAGCCCTTTGTTAAGGCAGATGTAGCAGATGTTGCTGCACGTATTGATAAAAACGTAACCGCTTATTTGAAGAAGTAAGTAAAGAATAAAATTTATTGGTATATTTATAGTTATAACAATCTATATTTGTTCTACTTGCCAAAGCTATAAAAAGGTTTGTGACTTTAATTGTCATAAATTCTACTAAATACAGATCGCCTGTCAAAGAAAAGCCAAGTCAGTTTGGGTAAATATTTCGACAGGCGATTTTTTAATTTGTTTTTTCTACATAATTTATTACCTTTATTTATAAACAGGCATTATTTTGCTTGGGAGGTATCTAATAAGTGCCTGAAATCAGATAAGAAAACATTGACTTATGCCAAATCTCTATATTATATCGGGTTGTAACGGTGCCGGTAAAACCACGGCTTCATATACTATGTTACCCGAGATGCTCGAGTGTAAAGAATTTATTAATGCCGATGAAATTGCCAAGGGGCTTTCGCCCTTTCAGCCGGAGAAGGCTGCAATCGAAGCCGGACGTATAATGATACGTAGAATGGAGGAGATGTTGAGGCTTCAACAAGATTTTGCGATAGAAACGACTCTCGCAACCAAATCGTATGTATCATTTATTAAAAAAGCACAAAAGGTAGGTTATTTCGTAACATTGTTGTATTTTTGGCTCAGTTCTCCTGAATTAGCGATAAAAAGAGTCGAAGATCGAGTTAAAGCCGGTGGGCATAATGTGCCTCAGGACGTAATTCGTCGGAGATATGCAGCGGGAGCACAAAATTTGTTTACTCTGTATACACCTATTGCCGATTATTGGCTGGTTGTAAATAATTCGGAAAATCCGTTTTGTTTAGTGGCTGAAGGTAAAAGGTCAGAAATGATAGAGAAACATAATGAAGAGATTTTAAACAAAATTAAAAATATATGAATCGTAACGAATTGGCTTTGAGAAGCAAATTATTGGTTGGTCTTAGTCTTTCATATACTCGATTAATTGAAAAAAAACAAATAGAAGATGGTAATCTTATCTTCTCGAAAAACGGAAAAATCGTAAAAGTTAAAGCTCGCAAATTGAGCAATAACATCGAAGCTGTATCAGCAGGTGTTATTTAAGTAACTTGTCTCCCGTTGCTGTATTTCTAACAGCAAATACATTCTACTTCTTATCAAAGAAATAAAAGGGTCTTAGACCCGAATTTTACAATGACATATCAGGCAGAAAAAGTAGTTCCTTATGAGAGTTCCGAGAATAAAGGAGCTCAGGTCGAGCGTATGTTCGATTCTATTGCAGAAAACTACGACACACTGAATCACACGTTATCTATGGGTATTGACCGTGGATGGCGCAAAAAAGGTCTTTTGACTCTAAAAGATCTTAATCCTCAATCTATTTTAGATATAGCTACCGGCACAGGTGATCTCGCGATACAGGCATACCAATTGTTAGGATCGGATAAGATTACAGGTGTTGACATTTCGGAAGGAATGATGGAAGTTGGTCGCCAAAAGGTGGCTAAATTAGGCTTATCAGATAAAATTGTTTTCGAAAGGCAAGACTGTATGGCTTTGAATATTGCTGATAATTCTTATGATGCAGCAATAGTCGCTTTTGGTATACGTAATTTCGAAGATCTGGATAAAGGATTGAAAGAAATACACCGTGTACTTAAGCCGGGAGGGAAATTGATGATACTCGAATTGTCAAGCCCCGAACACTTTCCGATGAAACAAGCATACTGGCTTTATTCCCGTTTATTTATCCCGACAGTAGGTCGGTTTATTTCAAAAGATAAAGCAGCTTATTCGTATCTGCCTAAATCCATTGAGGTTTTTGTACAAGGCAAAGAAATGGTAGGAGTGCTTAATAAAAATGGATTCCGTAACTCGAAGTGTAAAACTTATACCTTCGGAATTTGTTCTATGTATTTAGGTGAGAAGTAAATTGATGTTTGAATCTGTTTAACTTCTTAGTTTTTACCCTATATAACATAATATAATTTTAATATGAAACTTACAGCACTATTAAAGGTTGGTACCGGGTTATCTTTGATTGCATTGACTTTTGGGCAATGTACATCCGGTAGTGACAAACTTCAGCAACAATTAAAAGCAGAGGTTGATGCTCTGAATAAGCAATGTCCTCAAACAATCAGTACAACACTTCGTATTGATAGTTGTGTACTTATGAAAAATAATGATATGCAATATTATTATACATATACTGATACTGCAGCTTTTGATACTCTGCAATTCGAAGATGAGATTGTAGCTACTGCTAAAGAATTGACAAAAAACGATCCGGGTATGGCGGAGATTCGCGATAATGGACTTTCTAACGAGTATATTTATAGAGACTTGAAAGGTAATACTATATATCGTTTTAAGATCACTCCACAGGATTATAGATAAACGATAGGTGAAAATCTACATAAAAAAAGAGAGGCAGTTATCTGTCTCTCTTTTTTTTATGCTAAATAAGGACTGTGACCTTTAGCCTTTTAGTTTACCGTATATTTCATCAAATTTTTCTCGATCGAAACGCTCATAACGCGGTTTGGTCGGAGTATAGTCATCATTATCCCAAAGAGTACTTGTAATCATTAGATCGGCACTATATCGGTTGCAGGCAATGGGTACATTATGTACACGGCATTGACGCAGCAGCATCATAATATCCGCCTCGTGAGGTTGTGGATTCAGGTCATCAATCAGAAAAACAGCCATGTTGATTTCCTGACGAACCACCATTGCCGCTATTTCGGCATCACCGCCCAGAGGTCCAGAATTCATACAGGTTATTTCTGCATCGATACCTTTTTCGCTGAAGGCTTGTCGTATAAGGTGCCCTGTTGTACCTGTGCATACCAAGTGATGTCTCGATAGGAAATCTGAATTGTAGTAGCACCAGTCAACCATATCGGCTTTGCGATGGTCGTGTGCAACTAGAGCTATAGTTAATCGTTTTCTCATATTTTTTGTTTTAAAGCAATAGAGCTTTTGTCTTTTTTTTAGTTGTGATCTTTTGTTACCAGCTCAGCAATTTTTACAATTACTTTCACTGCTTTTTCTAAAGACGGGATAGGAACATATTCGTAACGTCCATGGAAATTTAATCCGCCTGCAAAAATATTAGGGCAGGGTAGTCCCATAAATGAAAGTCTAGCACCATCTGTTCCTCCTCTGATTGGTTTTACCAGAGGTGTTATACCTAATTCTTGCATGGCGTTGAAAGCATAGTCTACAATTTTTATTACAGGCTCTACTTTTTCACGCATATTGTAGTACTGATCTTTTATATCAAGCGTGATTGTACTGTTTGGATATAGTTTCTGCAAGTATTCAACAGCATTTCTCATTATTTGTTTTCTGCTTTCGAATAATGCTCTGTCATGATCGCGAATGATGAATGATACGGAAGCAGCATCAACCGATCCCGACATTCCCATAAGATGGAAAAAGCCTTCGTAATGAGAAGTGTGTTCGGGTCTTTCATTTGCAGGTATTAGCGATACCAGCTTGTTTGCTACAACAAGTGCATTGACCATTTTGTCTTTTGCTGATCCGGGGTGTACACTGCGTCCTTGAATCGCTATTTTTACACCGGCAGCATTGAAGTTTTCATATTCCAGTTCGCCCAACTCTCCGCCATCCATGGTGTAAGCCCATTCGGCTCCGAATTTCTCTACATCAAAATGATCGGCACCTTCACCTATCTCTTCATCGGGAGTGAAGCATATACGTATTTTCCCATGTTCTATTTCAGGATGATCTTTCAGGTATTTCATCGCTGTAATAATTTCGGCTATACCGGCTTTGTCATCGGCTCCTAATAAAGTAGTACCGTCTGTTACAATAATATCCTGATCTTTGAATTTTAATAATTCGGGAAAATCATTTGGAGAGAGTACTATATTAAGATCTTTATTCAGTAAGATATCTTTTCCGTCGTATGATTTTACAATGCGTGGGTTGACATTCTTTCCTGTCAAATCGGGGCTTGTGTCCATATGAGCAACAAATCCTATTGTTGGCACTTTTTTATCTGTATTTGCAGGTAAAGTAGCCATCAAATATCCGTTCCCATCCAGCGATATGTCTTGTAGTCCTATTTCTGTAAGTTCTTTTTTTAGTTCTTCAGCTAATACTCGTTGCCCCGGAGTGCTTGGAGTAGTGCCGGTAGTTGTATTTGATTCGGTATCAAATTTTACATATTTGATAAATCTGTCGACTACATTCATCGTTTTTGTCTAAGTTTTAAATTAAATTCAAAAAAAATATTGGCCTCGGAAAAGTTTTTTTAGAATTATAACTAATTGCTTTTAAAATAATTATTCCATCGGCTGCTTCTTATCAACAAAGATACTAAAATGAAATCAAAGGAAAAAGTGTGCTTAGCATTTTGGAATGTAAAAAAAATATCTACCTTTGTGCCCGGGTAAGCCCTATACGGTCAGCTCCTGATTAATCCCCCAGGGTTTGATCGCAGCAAGGGTAGTCGGTTGAGCGGCGCGATATAGTAAGTTTACCCACCTGCCTCTTTAGCTCAGTTGGCCAGAGCACGTGATTTGTAATCTCGGGGTCGTTGGTTCGAATCCGACAAGAGGCTCAAAAGAAAAGGAACTAGCAATATGTTAGTTCCTTTTCTCATTCCTATAAAGTATATCTGCCAAGGTTTCGTTTATCAGACGAATGATATCAATAAAAATGGATATAAACTATCATTTTTATTGATATCATTGATTTTGGGCAGATCATAATCCACTCTCGCTATATTCAAGTATTTCAAAGCTACTTCCTTTAAAGTATTATCGGTAACTAATCCCCATCTGTTTTGATCAATTAGATGAGTTATAGCGGCTATTTGTCCGGTTAGCCCGTTATGGGATGTTATTTCTTTGATTTGTGGCGAGAGAGCCTCTAAAGATGTTTTTGGACAGTCTGCTAGTTGTTGATAGCATTGGTAAATTATTTTTTCTGTAATTCCATACCGTTTGTTTTGCCAGAGAATGGATGCTTGCCGTGAAGTATTCATGCCTGATTGTTTCTCAAGAGCTTCCTGTACGGCTTTTTTTACTGTCCATCCTATAAGTTCACCTAGAATACAATGTTTGCCGGCATTGTATAGTTGTATCGAAGATTCAAGATTGCCTACTGCTATTATATTATCTGTTCCCGATCCGGTTGCTAACCCTTCGGAATACAAGCTGTTTGCCATTAATTCCTCAAGTGCTGCACTCTTGGCCTCGGTAGCTGTTATCAGTGATCGGGTAAGGGTTCCTGCGTCAAGCTTGGCATCAATAAGAAGGAATATATTAATTGTTCCGGGGCGAATGTCAAGAGGCTCGTTGGTGAATTCATTGAATTGAGCGGGATCTCCTGCCCGTCCTCCGTTAATGTCTATTCCGGCGGTTACCATTGCGGTTACGGTTATCGATTCTTTCGATTTGCTCACTACTGACATGTTTTCCATAAGGGCAGCAGTACACATTCCTGTTGTTGTATTAAGAGGTAAGCCTAATTCTGCTGTGAGGGCTTGGTAGTGTTCCTGCATATTATCGCCTTTCATCATGACTATATCCCCTGCTTCTATTCTCTTTCCACAGCTGTTGTTGTATATGTATTCGAGGTCTTCCCTATATCCTCCGTTGTGATTGCAGGTGCTTACGACATTGCGATGTCCGTTGAAGTGTATAATGATGCTTTCCTGATCGAAGTATACTTGATCATTAGAAAATGTTGTGAACAGTTCTTGCATATTTTGCCTGATTCGGATAAATTTTAAATAGGCAAATATACAAAATTAGGGAGGCTTGTGTTTGGTTAATGTTATAAAGTCTTGACTATGACTGGTAGAAAGCTTACTTTTTCTTCGATTTGTAATATTTCATCAGATAATACGATGATGCAGACAGCAGGATAAATGTACATGCTCTTGCGTAATGGTATCCATTATGTATATCCCTAAATATAAGAATCATATTTATGAAAATACAAATGGTAGATATGGTAAACAGAACTACACAAAGCTTATACATATGATTTCGTTTTACTTTTGAAGTTCGACTATTATGCAATCACTTTCTATTGTGATTATGCTTTTGGGATATACACTGAGTATGTATGCGGATAATCCATTGATGGTCGGATAATCTCTTTCGCCTATAAAGTAGCGGGCATCATCAATCAGCAATACATGTTCAATATCAGAAGAGAGGATTGCTTTTACTTCTTCTGTTATAGGACAATCTTTGTCGCCTCTGGCGGTAATTCCTCCCGAATAATGTCCATCGAGCCAAAATAGTGATTTTTCGGGTAAATCTTTTATTAAAGTAGGCATTAATTTACCACTATCGCCATGAATAAATTCGATGTGCGAACTTTTCCGAAAACGATGTTTGGCTGCTTCCTGTAGAAATTTACTTAATTCAATGGTATAAATCTTTTCGAAATTATCTTGTTGAGCCCATATCATATCTCCCAAGTAGGTACCCGATTCGACGAATGTCGAAATATTATGTTTCTTACCATATCGTGCTACCAGCTCTTGCTTTATGGCATGAGGTGTGGGCATAGGTTTTCCCTTTTTAACCCATCTTGCGATTTGCAATTTATTCTTTCTTGAATGGTATATTCGTTGAATAAAGGTCGGTAATATATTAAATAATTTTTTTGAAGCAGGCATCTTAATCTATATAAAATTATACCCAAGGACTTTTATACAAGAACTTTCAGCAAATATATATTATATGATTCAATATAAATTGATTCCTATATTAATATATACTGCAGAATATCATTTTTTATATACAGTCTACTAATCTTTGCGAGGCTACGAATTTAACCTGTGATTATCTACTTAATAGGTCTGTGTAATATAGTATGTCTAGTATGTCGCTGAGTTCGTTAACACAAAGGTATGCAATTTCTTTTTGTAGTTAAAAGAAAAAGTCTTGAAAATCTCAATTAATGCCATCAAGATTCTTTATTTACGAATAATATGCTTGTTTTTCTGTCTTAATTAAGAAAAAGTATTTAATGACGCATTTTAGTATCACCAATACCAATGAGATTATACTCGGATGGATAATGCATAGGCAGAGATCTTATTTAGGATATCTTACTTCAAAATAACATCCTCTTTCTGTATTTTTATATCACAATAATGACAGTTTAGCACTACTTTATTATTGTCTAAAACTTCAAACCGTGTCAGCATCGGCTCATTGTTGGTTATGCATTTCGGATTGTTGCATTTTACTATTCCTAAAATAGTTTGTGGTAAACTTATTCTCTTTTTTTCGACTACCTGATAATCCTTAATGATGTTTAATACCACGCTGGGAGCAATCAGGGCAATGCGGTTAATTTCTTCTTCTTCAAAGAATTTATCTGAAATTTTAATGATACCCTTGGTACCCA encodes:
- the pepT gene encoding peptidase T — translated: MNVVDRFIKYVKFDTESNTTTGTTPSTPGQRVLAEELKKELTEIGLQDISLDGNGYLMATLPANTDKKVPTIGFVAHMDTSPDLTGKNVNPRIVKSYDGKDILLNKDLNIVLSPNDFPELLKFKDQDIIVTDGTTLLGADDKAGIAEIITAMKYLKDHPEIEHGKIRICFTPDEEIGEGADHFDVEKFGAEWAYTMDGGELGELEYENFNAAGVKIAIQGRSVHPGSAKDKMVNALVVANKLVSLIPANERPEHTSHYEGFFHLMGMSGSVDAASVSFIIRDHDRALFESRKQIMRNAVEYLQKLYPNSTITLDIKDQYYNMREKVEPVIKIVDYAFNAMQELGITPLVKPIRGGTDGARLSFMGLPCPNIFAGGLNFHGRYEYVPIPSLEKAVKVIVKIAELVTKDHN
- a CDS encoding PhoH family protein: MIEQIIVLDNADAAVFFGINNSNLQLLKTLFPKLRIIARGNIIKVIGNAEEIPFFEEKMRELELFCVDHNMLTEDNIIDIVKGKSPQAVKQDNLIIFGMNGKPISARNDNQQKLVNAFQKNDLVFALGPAGSGKTYVAIALAVKALKNKEVKRIILSRPAVEAGEKLGFLPGDMKDKIDPYLQPLYDALEDMITPAKLKDYIENKVIQIAPLAFMRGRTLSDAVIILDEAQNTTTHQIKMFLTRLGMNAKMIITGDITQIDLPPSQLSGLKHALRVLDGVKGMEKIEFQKEDIVRHKLVQRIVDAYEKEDERRRKEFSESKE
- the pyrI gene encoding aspartate carbamoyltransferase regulatory subunit, which encodes MSKKRKELQVAALCNGTAIDHIPSNQVFKVLSLLNLGDLKNPVTIGNNLESKKMGTKGIIKISDKFFEEEEINRIALIAPSVVLNIIKDYQVVEKKRISLPQTILGIVKCNNPKCITNNEPMLTRFEVLDNNKVVLNCHYCDIKIQKEDVILK
- a CDS encoding phosphoribosylaminoimidazolesuccinocarboxamide synthase translates to MKNTLVTTDYHFSDQTNVYHGKVRDVYSIGNDTLVMIATDRISAFDVVLPQGIPYKGQVLNQIAAKFLDATADIVPNWKQATPDPMVTVGLRCEPYKVEMVIRGYLTGSAWREYKSGVRTLCGLSLPDGMKENQKFPTPLITPTTKADEGHDENISREEIIAQGLVSREEYEQLEKYTLALFQRGTEMAAQKGLILVDTKYEFGKKDGEIYLIDEIHTPDSSRYFYADTYQDLYAKGEEQRQLSKEFVRKWLMDNGFQGKEGQQIPEMTEEYCNSVSERYIELYEKIVGEPFVKADVADVAARIDKNVTAYLKK
- a CDS encoding adenosylcobinamide amidohydrolase, whose amino-acid sequence is MQELFTTFSNDQVYFDQESIIIHFNGHRNVVSTCNHNGGYREDLEYIYNNSCGKRIEAGDIVMMKGDNMQEHYQALTAELGLPLNTTTGMCTAALMENMSVVSKSKESITVTAMVTAGIDINGGRAGDPAQFNEFTNEPLDIRPGTINIFLLIDAKLDAGTLTRSLITATEAKSAALEELMANSLYSEGLATGSGTDNIIAVGNLESSIQLYNAGKHCILGELIGWTVKKAVQEALEKQSGMNTSRQASILWQNKRYGITEKIIYQCYQQLADCPKTSLEALSPQIKEITSHNGLTGQIAAITHLIDQNRWGLVTDNTLKEVALKYLNIARVDYDLPKINDINKNDSLYPFLLISFV
- the ubiE gene encoding bifunctional demethylmenaquinone methyltransferase/2-methoxy-6-polyprenyl-1,4-benzoquinol methylase UbiE; its protein translation is MTYQAEKVVPYESSENKGAQVERMFDSIAENYDTLNHTLSMGIDRGWRKKGLLTLKDLNPQSILDIATGTGDLAIQAYQLLGSDKITGVDISEGMMEVGRQKVAKLGLSDKIVFERQDCMALNIADNSYDAAIVAFGIRNFEDLDKGLKEIHRVLKPGGKLMILELSSPEHFPMKQAYWLYSRLFIPTVGRFISKDKAAYSYLPKSIEVFVQGKEMVGVLNKNGFRNSKCKTYTFGICSMYLGEK
- a CDS encoding methylglyoxal synthase; the encoded protein is MRKRLTIALVAHDHRKADMVDWCYYNSDFLSRHHLVCTGTTGHLIRQAFSEKGIDAEITCMNSGPLGGDAEIAAMVVRQEINMAVFLIDDLNPQPHEADIMMLLRQCRVHNVPIACNRYSADLMITSTLWDNDDYTPTKPRYERFDREKFDEIYGKLKG
- a CDS encoding MFS transporter, translating into MPQKISSVNAILFVICLSSSLVPFMGSALNLALPYINEDFSINASLSGWIPTSYMLSTAIFQIPCAKLADMIGRRRVFIWGLILFILFTVLSGVASSVVSLIIYRFLSGIGSAMIFGTSAAILMSAIPLQKRGQALGINAATVYFSLAAGPFLGGILTQYWGWQSIFYISALIAFFVLIGALFAIKENWKEERKQTFDVIGSVLYALGLSAIIYGFTILPAILGFILLAAGVLIMVAFSVYEKKQTNPVFDIKVFFENKVFKYSSLSALINYSATFAISFMLSLYLQYVRGLSPRDAGLILIVQSIMMAVVSFASGKLSDKMSASFLSTLGMSIIFIGLIGLCFIGESTNFYIIIALLVLIGFGFGVFSSPNMNILMSSVDKQHYGFASATAGTMRLVGQSLSMGIAMMSISLLIGDIKFSAAVHTELMYSMRITFIICSVLCLFGVYASSVAKPK
- a CDS encoding zeta toxin family protein, producing MPNLYIISGCNGAGKTTASYTMLPEMLECKEFINADEIAKGLSPFQPEKAAIEAGRIMIRRMEEMLRLQQDFAIETTLATKSYVSFIKKAQKVGYFVTLLYFWLSSPELAIKRVEDRVKAGGHNVPQDVIRRRYAAGAQNLFTLYTPIADYWLVVNNSENPFCLVAEGKRSEMIEKHNEEILNKIKNI